The nucleotide sequence TGGACTGTTCTATTTTTGCTGAGCAACAAGATCACATATACATGAAAGAGATTTTGCGACTTGTTGGCCGGCTTACTTAGTTAACCCCTCTCTCCAGACCTCCAGTACTGCATTGTGACATTTAATGGCTTACCTGTATTTTTTTCTGGAAGTAATTCTATTTGCAAATACATCTGATTAGTAGATTAGCCCATTACAAAAAGTCGTGCTGATACCGTCCAGCTTCCGaagtgtgtggtgcagtggaaTTCTGCATGCTATtgagcctcaattttaaaaggtgGATTGCTAATCCTGAGGCTCACTACTTTGTTCACTGCATGCTGTACAATTGTGCACTTTGGCTCATGGGGAGCATGGTTTGCCAATGGAAACTGCACTTTGCTGTGAACACGAGTAAAGAGAATGGACAGATGGCCTGTATCATAACACTGAGTTTATGTActcggtcattttcaggatgttgGGGTTGGTGTACTCAGTCAGTTTCAGGATGTTGGGGTTGGTGTActcggtcagtttcaggatgttgGGGTTGGTGTActcggtcattttcaggatgttgGGGTTGGTGTAcccggtcagtttcaggatgttgGGGTTGGTGTActcggtcattttcaggatgttgCGGTTGGTGTActcggtcagtttcaggatgttaGTGTTGGTGTActcggtcagtttcaggatgttaGTGTTGGTGTActcggtcagtttcaggatgttgGGGTTGGTGTActcggtcagtttcaggatgttaGTGTTGGTGTActcggtcagtttcaggatgttggtgttggtgtactcggtcagtttcaggatgttgGGGTTGGTGTActcggtcagtttcaggatgttggtgttggtgtactcggtcagtttcaggatgttgGGGTTGGTGTAcccggtcattttcaggatgttgGGGTTGGTGTActcggtcagtttcaggatgttgGGGTTGGTGTActcggtcagtttcaggatgttgGGGTTGGTGTActcggtcattttcaggatgttgGTGTTGGTGCActcggtcagtttcaggatgttgGGGTTGGTGTActcggtcagtttcaggatgttgGGGTTGGTGTActcggtcagtttcaggatgttgGTGTTGGTGTACTCGCTCAGTTTCAGGATGTTGGTGTTGGTGTActcggtcagtttcaggatgttaGTGTTGGTGTActcggtcagtttcaggatgttaGTGTTGGTGTActcggtcagtttcaggatgttaGTGTTGGTGTAcccggtcagtttcaggatgttggtgttggtgtactcggtcagtttcaggatgttggtgttggtgtactcggtcagtttcaggatgttgGGGTTGGTGTActcggtcagtttcaggatgttgGGGTTGGTGTActcggtcagtttcaggatgttgGGGTTGGTGTActcggtcagtttcaggatgttggtgttggtgtactcggtcagtttcaggatgttgGGGTTGGTGTACTCGGTCAGTTCCAGGATGTTGGGGTTGGTGTACTCGGTCAGTTTCAGGATTTTAGAGTTCATGTACTCGTTCAGTTTCAGGATGTTAGGGCTCGTGTActcggtcagtttcaggatgttaGGGTTGGTGTATTCGGTCAGTTTCAAGTTGGTGTTGGTGTActcggtcagtttcaggatgttacggttggtgtgttcAGTCAGTTTCAGGATGTTAGGGTTGGTGTActcggtcagtttcaggatgttaGGGTTGGTGTACTCGGTACTCGGTCAGTTTCAGGTTGTTGGTGTTGGTGTACTCGGTCAGTTTCAGGTTGTTGGTGTTGGTGTActcggtcagtttcaggatgttaCGGTTGGTGTActcggtcagtttcaggatgttaCGGTTGGTGTActcggtcagtttcaggatgttaCGGTTGGTGTActcggtcagtttcaggatgttaGTGTTGGTGTCctcggtcagtttcaggatgttaGTGTTGGTGTActcggtcagtttcaggatgttaCGGTTGGTGTACTCGGTCAGTTTCAGGTTGTTGGTGTTGGTGTACTCGGTCAGTTCCAGGTTCGCAGGGTTTGTGGTTCATGTCCACTCTTTCCTCGGTGCTCCCCGTCCACGTCTCTGCCAATCAAAATTGACCCCAAACGCAAAGCACAGAGTCACTAGTGAGTAAACGAACCACGCCCCCTGCTCACTGCCTCACAATTGGTTGTGGCTCTTGTACATCACGTTGGGATCTGGTCTGTTTCCAGAGTGAAGCCCTGCGTCCAGTAAACATTAATTTTTCTTCTTTTACACAGGAGGAATGGAGTTTTGGAAGCAAGTCACCGCACTGGTTATATTGACTTGTGTTCAAAATGGTACAGTCGTCAAACCAACAGCATTTAGTTGGATTTGTTTTTGTTGCTTTC is from Heptranchias perlo isolate sHepPer1 chromosome 17, sHepPer1.hap1, whole genome shotgun sequence and encodes:
- the LOC137333932 gene encoding uncharacterized protein: MNSKILKLTEYTNPNILELTEYTNPNILKLTEYTNTNILKLTEYTNPNILKLTEYTNPNILKLTEYTNPNILKLTEYTNTNILKLTEYTNTNILKLTGYTNTNILKLTEYTNTNILKLTEYTNTNILKLTEYTNTNILKLSEYTNTNILKLTEYTNPNILKLTEYTNPNILKLTECTNTNILKMTEYTNPNILKLTEYTNPNILKLTEYTNPNILKMTGYTNPNILKLTEYTNTNILKLTEYTNPNILKLTEYTNTNILKLTEYTNTNILKLTEYTNPNILKLTEYTNTNILKLTEYTNTNILKLTEYTNRNILKMTEYTNPNILKLTGYTNPNILKMTEYTNPNILKLTEYTNPNILKLTEYTNPNILKMTEYINSVL